The nucleotide sequence TCTTCTGTCCAAGGTTTTCAGCTGTACTTAGTGGGAGGAACAGGGGAAAGCGCATCTGCCCCATTTTTCCAGAAGCAGAGGTCAGGACTGGAGTCAGTCCTTAACTTTTTGCTGCTTACAACTGTCACATCTTTGGCCAATGGAACGAGCTGGCTCCTCCTGAGGGCTCTCATTGTTGTTTGGTAGCTTCCCTGCACCCCAAGATGTTCTCAGGTCACTTGTCTTAGCTCAGGGGACTGTCACAAAAccccatagactgggtggcttaaacaacagacatttatttctcatagttctagaggctgggaagtccaaggtcaaggagcTGGCAGATTTGGTTCTTAGTGAGGGCCTTCTCCTGCTTTGCTGTTCTCATGTGGCCTTTTCTTGGTACTCAATTGTGGAGAGagcctttctcttcttctaagggcactaatcccttCATGAAGGTCCCACTCTCATAACTTCATCTAAAACTAATTACtgtccggggcacctgggtggctcagtgggttaaaactaaGTACTGTCCAAAACCCCATCTCCTAAAACCATCTCACTgaagggttagggcttcaacaagGAATAGGGAGTGGACACACACATGCAGCCCCTAACCCCACTCCTCTTGCCAAGGAGTGGTTCAGGCACGGGCCCTCCTCTCTTCCAAACGAAGATGGCAGCAAGAGCgaggctctctcctttctctaCTCGGGGCATCTTGCCCTGGGGCTGTGAGCTTGCTCTCAGCCTGCAGACATGGCCAGCACAGGAGGCAGAGCCACAAACACCGCAGGACTGGGAGCTAGAACCCTGACTTTCTGATCTACAGACAAGGTGTTTCATTTCAGTCCTCATTCTGCCTCACCCCTGACCTGCCTCAACCAGCAGctgaaaagagagagtgagtaatGGGCCAGGGAGGTTGGATGTCACTTGGTTCCTCTCACAAAAACCTTTCATCTGAGCCAAAAAGAAACCTGTGCACGCACTCCTTTACACTTCAGTTTATTCTTCCGGCTCATCAGAACTGCTGACAAGTGCCCTTCGCGGGGCAGGGAAGGCAATGCTCGAGAAGTCCTCAGAATCCTTATGCTGAATTCTCATGTGGGAACCGAGCAAGTCAGACATCTGGGAGGCCAGGCCTCCAGGGTCCTGGAGTTGCGGCCACCCAAGAAGAGGAGTTTGGAGGGCAGCGATGCAACGCGGGCCCCAAACACCCTTCTCCTCAGGCCAGGGAACTCATCAGGGTCTGAGCCTGCTTCAGTTCTGCAGAGGGAAGAGGTGAGCAGGTGGGTGGCAGTCCGGTGGGATCTGGGAGGGCCCTTTCCCCTTCCAGGGACAGCTGAGTCTCACCTGCAAGGAGGACCTGGAACTTGTCAGCTGAGAGCGACATGGCCACAGGCTGGGCTGCGGCACCCGAGGCAGCTGCCACCTCCAGCTTCAGGTGCACCATGGGCTCTGCCACAGCCTGAAGCAAGCTGGAGCTCAGGGTGTAGTCCACCCGCCAGCCCACACCTGCCAGCCTGTTCACTGTGAAACGGGGTGGCTGTCAGGACCACAGGCTGCTGAGCTACACAGCCCTCAGCCCACACCCGGCTCCGTTCTCAACCCTTCAAGGCTTTGTGGCTTTGAGaacctctcctccctctgacctaGGGAAGGGGCTCAATAATCAGAGAGATTATCCACAGCAGGTCTCAGAGGAAAGAAATCTGGGCTGGAGTCAGGAGTCCTGGCTCCATGACTGCCTGACATGTGACCAGGGTTAAGTCTCCTTTCTGAGGACCAGCACCTCCCACGCAGCATACATCTTCCAGATCGGAGCCCAAACTCCACCCTGGCCCCTGCCACACTCACCACGCAGGCTGCAGGCCCGCAGATGCTCCTGTAGCGGGCTTTGCTTCTCCTCGTAACAGCGACACAGGCTGGCCGCGTGCTCTGGGGACAGAATGGAGGCCCCTTGATGTAGCCGGTGGGGGCTCAGACTGCTCACAGGGCTGGTCAGGTTCCCGGAGGGCAGGGCATATCTCAAAGCCACTCGGCCTGGCCTGCTGCCCAGCACCCCGGGCACACAGGTCCCCCGCCCGCCTGCCTGCATACCCGTACCTTTGGGGAGCCCCAGCTGCTGCAGTTCACTAGACAAGGACTCGCCATCCACGCTATGCTTGGCCGCACTGGAGAGGATGAAACTCAGCACTGCCACCGTGGCCTTGACATCGCCCGACTCTGGGGGAACCCGTGGGTGGGGTAGGGGAATGTCACTGTGGCCTTGGCCACCTTGTTGCCCCACTATCTTCA is from Mustela lutreola isolate mMusLut2 chromosome 7, mMusLut2.pri, whole genome shotgun sequence and encodes:
- the COMMD4 gene encoding COMM domain-containing protein 4 isoform X2, producing the protein MRFRFCGDLDCPDWVLAEISTLAKIYEKILKLTADARFESGDVKATVAVLSFILSSAAKHSVDGESLSSELQQLGLPKEHAASLCRCYEEKQSPLQEHLRACSLRVNRLAGVGWRVDYTLSSSLLQAVAEPMVHLKLEVAAASGAAAQPVAMSLSADKFQVLLAELKQAQTLMSSLA
- the COMMD4 gene encoding COMM domain-containing protein 4 isoform X3, which codes for MRFRFCGDLDCPDWVLAEISTLAKISSVKLRLLCSQVLKELLGQGIDYEKILKLTADARFESGDVKATVAVLSFILSSAAKHSVDGESLSSELQQLGLPKEHAASLCRCYEEKQSPLQEHLRACSLRGETQLSLEGERALPDPTGLPPTCSPLPSAELKQAQTLMSSLA
- the COMMD4 gene encoding COMM domain-containing protein 4 isoform X1, translating into MRFRFCGDLDCPDWVLAEISTLAKISSVKLRLLCSQVLKELLGQGIDYEKILKLTADARFESGDVKATVAVLSFILSSAAKHSVDGESLSSELQQLGLPKEHAASLCRCYEEKQSPLQEHLRACSLRVNRLAGVGWRVDYTLSSSLLQAVAEPMVHLKLEVAAASGAAAQPVAMSLSADKFQVLLAELKQAQTLMSSLA